Sequence from the Lacerta agilis isolate rLacAgi1 chromosome 6, rLacAgi1.pri, whole genome shotgun sequence genome:
GCTGTCCTCGCCTTTCCTTTCAGTTCTCCTGGTCCAAACTGTGCCTCAAGGTTTTAGAAAGAGCAAACTTCCAGAGAATCGTTGAATGAGACAAGGTGGTCAAATGGCTCACATAAACCAATTTTAAAAGTGGGAACGCTCAGGAGTGCAAAGAGAGGGAtggaaactatggaactcactcctgcaagaggcagtggcagCCACCAACcaatagctcagtcagcagagagcatgagactcttaatctcagggtcatgggttcaagccccattttgggcaaaagattcctgcattgcaagggggttggactagatgatcccttgctgtcccttccaactctacaattctgtgattctatgaaaaaggattagacaattacatggaggataagtctgcctgctagccatgatggagtCTAAGCTCTGCTGCCACAACTGGAGCCAATAATGCTTCTGTATGAGTTGCTGGAAAAGGCAGGAGGGGAGAttggctcttctcatgttcttacttgcttcgttttttaaaaaaacaacacaccataAATTTGATCCAAATTTGCTTTTGGATATGTGCAGAAGTTCCTTTCACTTTGTACCTTTGAGGACGCAAGTGAAGGCTCAAGCCACACACAAAGTTGGAAAAGCGTTAAGGCAGCTGGTGATGTGCAGCTCTATGTGGTGCTGAGGAAGGCAAGGGGGACAGAGAGCCTCACAGCATTGGCATCATCCTGGTTCTGAGGTGTTTTTGGGGTGTCATACTGCCAGCCTGGCCCGGCCCTCCATGTGATGCAGTCAGAGGTGGTTCCCACCCAGCGCAAGACACAGAACCACAAAGAAACGTGAGGCGAGCCACACTGAAGGGTGTGGGGACACAGGTtggcctctttctccctcccttcccgaGACACAGGTGCTCACACCTTCAAGCTGAACATGTCAGGTGTGAGGAGGGATTTGGCACAGGAAGCTACTGGCTGGCTTCCAAATTCCATTGCAGGCACTGCTGCGCAGAGTGGAGAATTTCTGCAGGCACAGCTCCTTTCACCGACACAGCGCCGTGCTTGGAGAAGTTGTACCTGCTGGAATTCTCCCCGTTTTGGAATGTTAAGAGCAAGGAAAGTCTGCCCTGTAGGGGAGCGCAGCAAGGAAGATGGGCAAAGCAGCCCTCAAACGTCAAGCAGTTTACACTTGCCACACGCCTGTGTCCTGTAGCaggaaaactacaattcccatttccCACTCGTGGGGGTCTCCCAACACCTCAATCTCTCCGTTCCCTAAAAGTCAGAATCTCCAGGACCACCAAAGAATGAGCGATGTTCTGAAGACTGGTTTTCAAAATTGCATTTTGAAGGTCCCTTTCAGGAATTAAAACACACGCACACCTTGTGAGGACTTGAACTGCTGggaatctttagctgtgattcctgcatcgccaGTCcctgaactctacaattctatgacttttTAAAGGCAGCAATTATCCAGCTACTGCTTGACAATCCCACACCCAATATTGTTTTTTgcactttgaacatgaccggatgcAGCCTTCAGGAGCTGAACCAGGCCCCTAAGAAACCCACGGTTTGCTCCAAACAGCCGATGTTCCcggcccccctccttctcctcctcatctGCCCCCATCCATCGCTTTTGTCCCACGTGGATGATGATGTCTGGGCACCCTGTGGGACCTTGcaacctccctcctccctctggtcagcTTTGGGCTCCCCGGACAAAGACAAGCCATCACATGAAGCTGGACTGGAAGCCCCAACTTGCCCAGCCCTCGCTGAGCTGGGGTGTTTGGGTGGCTGAAAGCAGGTTCCCCCGGCTGACTAGATCGGTGGGTCCCAAAGAGGCCAGTACCATCCCCCTGAGAGGCGATGGGGCTACCTAGGGCTgttagccacagtggctatgcttTGCAGTTTAGAAatctcatgaaataaataaacaagtggGTGGGGGAACAGTACCCAGTGGCAGGGATGCTTGCGGCATCTGCTCCTTGCAATTCCCAAATAATAACTGACTTGCACCTGCATTTTTTGCGTGGGCTGGAAGTTAGTGACCCTTGGATTTTAGTATTCTAACAGTTTTCAGCGGTTttctaaaacaattaaaaaaaaatatcctaagCAATTTAAGGGCCGTATAAGGTACGATGTCTTAGTGTTCCAGTCCAAAGGATTTTCAAGTGCATCTCTGAATAAAGTTTGAATATCATGTTTAAATCACATTTGTCTATACAATTACAGCcgtatttggggggaggggacccAATAATGGGATTCAGTATagcaaaaaagtggggggggggaatctgcgcCAATCAGGTACAATATCCTTTAGGAGTCCAGCGTGAGGATGCAGAAATTTATCGAATGTGAAAGAAAGTGAGAATTGAGGAATAGGGTCTCTCATCCTCGCCACAATAACTTAGGAGAGTATTGGTGGGGTGAACTTTTTAGATTGCCCACCTCCCATgaacaccccccaacacacagaaaggaagcagtgggggcaggcaaggggcaggcaggcagggggccCACCCAGCACCCCACTCACCAATGACGGCTTCCTGGCAGACGTAGCCACAGTCCCCTGGGCAGCACTTCTGGGTGCCCGGGCACTGGGAGTCATTGGCACAGGTGGAGCAGGACTTGTTTTGGAGGCAGACGCTACAGTTCCTCTCTTCGAAGATGTTCGCCACGGGGGGCACGTTGTAGCAGTAGCCGTCCTTGGCTGCAAGGCAAGAGCCACAGGAGAAGCTCACCAAAGGGACAGGGAAGGGCAGCCGAAACTATCAAGGGGTGTGGAGCAAAGGTTGCAGCGTCTGGGATGATTAAAGGTGGCCAAGTGATCGTCtacacttccgcttgtcctgtGTCTACAAAGCACGAGTCCAAGCAGTTTTGCTTTTgtctcactgctttcccctggaaaacctgctcttcggtgatcaatcagaacaaatggcagttCGTGGAAAACCCAATTGCTGGTTGTTCCAATTCAAAGCTAaagactgggttttcccaggggaaagcagtggggcaaacagAGGTGTGCATAAGCCCTGGGAGGCAACatgtagaagtttataaaacaaTGCCTGGCacagagaaaggggagagagaaaagtctctctctctctctctctctctctctctctctctctctctctctctctctcctaatatGAGAACTCATGAGaatccaatgaagatgaatgttggaagacacaggacaggtaaaagaaaatcctttttcacacagtgcggagttaaactgtggaactccctgccacaggaggcaatgagggCCACCAAGCTGGCTGGCTGAAAAAGCGGGTTAGAGAATTTCACAGAGAGGGCTCTCgctggctactagccaggatggctctgctcaaTGCTTCTCAAAGCCACTTGCTGGAAAActcaggagaggaggagaggagctcTCATGCTCtaatcctgcttatgggtttttcCATActgaacatctggttggccactgtaagaacagcatgctggactagatgagtcactgGCCTCATCCAACAGGATGTCCTTATATTCTTAAGGGACCCACAAAGGGCCACTTACATAGGCCCATCTCCAGAGCTTAACTCCACCCCTCCGCCCCCCACAAAAGCAGTGCAAGAGGTAACAACATAAGACGAACCATGTAATAAGTCttctgcatttgtaataacttgGTTGTTTCGTATGGCAGCAGTttcactttggaactctctgcctattgatGTCAAGCAGGCACCTTTGGCACCTAAAGACAGCAGCTGGAGTAAAGGCGGCCCTGCTCTGCCCAGGCTGTGCCCCTATACGCACACAGTCCCCTACCCCCTGAAGGATCATCAGTTCCAAGGAAAGAGATCTTGGGGAGCAATGTTCAGATTGCTTGCTGCTTGATGCACACCCCTCAAAACAGCCCCATCCCCGTCTGGACAGCCCACCTTGTGGGGCATTTAAATAAACACTGTGCCAGAGGGGTCCCATCATTTCCTGGCCTGCACCCCCAGACCACTGGTGGAGAGAGAAGGCACGTCATTCCACAAAAGACTCAGCTGCCTCAGGTGTgcgtcttgggggtgggggcggaaaAGGAtctgcagagcagcagcagcagtagctaggagaagagaaggctgggaGGTGACATGAGAGCCACCTGagggctgtcacctggaagatggagcaagctggatttctgctgatccagcagggaggacatagaatcatagaatcatagaatcctagagttggaagagaccccaagggccatccagtccaaccccctgccaagcaggaaacaccatcaaagcattcctgacagatggctgtcaagccttcgcttaaagacctccaaagaaggagactccaccacagcttcaagaaaggagattccaaccaaaccttgggaagaactttccgacagtaagagctgttgggcagtggaaagtggtggactctccttccctggaggttgggtggccatatGTCAGGGAttctagggggttggactagaggacctttgggtcccttccatctctacaatccTGTGTCCCAGTGACCACCCAAggtgcccccaccccagcccagccTCAGAGGCGCCAGGTTCCCTTCCGACTGCACTCACCTTGTTCTTCCTTGGCATCCAAAGAGGGCATGCAGTGGGCCCCCAGGGCCAGCAGGGCcacggagaggaggaggaggaggaggaggccacctGATTTCATGGTGCTGCCAGAGCCGTGTCTGAGCCCTGCCAGCCGAGCCCAGCGGCTTTTAAAGGGCCAGGCAGGTGGGGCCGGCTCACGGGGGACACGCCTAGGCTTGTCACAAGCCGGCTCACTGGATTCCCTTCTAATCCGGCCCCAGAGCAACAGCCCTACCCTGGTCGGTGTATTCCCAAAACATGGGGGAGGCGTCCCAGGGCGACACCCGGGCGCAGGGAGACCAGTCAGACTGGAGcctggaagggggagggagggaagcaggcaggcagctgtcAATCTCCAGATTTCCCATTTTCCCCAATCCTAATTTCAGTTGTCCACATTcatgcagcaatttgcaatatatatgtattttgtccTCCTAAAAGCTCACTAGTGTTTTAGGATGAATTTCTCCTGACAAAGGGATTTTTGGATGTGGTTTTCACTCCTTTCATATTTtaagatagatatagatagatagatagatagatagatagatagatagatagatagatagatagacagacagacagacagacagacagacagacagacagaaggcaATGTAATTATCattgttttaaaattgtgttttggTGCTGTGACTCATCTTGGGACCTTTGGGTGGAGGGCAGgaaattcttaataataatatttctaataCTAATAATAGCATTTCATTATACTAATATAATggattttgtgtgcagtttttacAGAGTCATGCAGCTCTgtgcatatttcccccccccccaatctatgcaattgcattgcaaaattcagagaaatgcaaatttcaacagAGAGCTGTGTTCCGGTCGGGCTGAGCTGGAGACGCAAGAGGCAGCACCCGTGTGACCTGCATCCCAGTCCCCTTGGCCCCCTCTGGCACCCACACTGTGCAGAGTTCGCCAGAAGGACAGGGTGGCTTTCCGTGGCCACCGAaagtgcaccccaccccaccctccctcaCCCATTGTTCAGCTATGGCTTATCATTAGCCAGGCTAAGCACCCTGGCACCTGACTGGCAGAACTGAGCACACCTGGATGGATTGCTGCACCAAGCAGGACAATCGAAGCTGCGGAGACCAGGATCCAGGGCTGGATTGGAAGGAAAACGCACGCGCTGCAACTGGGACAAAGAATAACAACCCTCAAAGCCGTTTACAAAAATGATAAGAGAAAAAATCAACAATCATTTAAGAGTTTGGTaaagttaaaataacatttgggtaaaggtaaaggtaaagggacctctaaccattaggtccagtcgcggacgactctggggttgcggcgctcatctcgctttattggctgagggagccggcgtacagcttccgggtcatgtggccagcatgactaagccacttctggtgaaccagagaagcgcacggaaacgccatttaccttcccaccggagcggtacctatttatctacttgcactttgccgtgctttcaaactgctaggtggcaggagcagggaccgagcaacgggatctcaccccgtcacggagattcaaaccgctgaccttctgattggcaagccctaggctctgtggtttaacccacagtgccatctgggtagacttgcctaaactgaaatgtttttagcaggcaccgaaaagaagCACCAGCGACGGCTCTTGCCTGATGCCAAAAGGCAGATGGCTCAAAAGTGCACGTGCTGCCaccctaaaatttatttatttatttataccccacccatctggctgggttttcctagccactctgggcggcttccaacagaaagaTTGAGCTGTTGCTGCAAATGCAAACAGGCATTGTGTGGCACCTGTAagagggccagttctggggtgaggtgatcttgcaggtaaactgaGCCCAGGTTGTTAAGGACTTTGTATACTAATAGTTGAACTTGACCCGGCAGCAAAGAAGAAACCAGTGCAGGTGTCTGGGCAGGAGAGTTATATGCCGACAAGGCCTTGCTCCTCttagcaatcatgctgcagcattctgcatgaaccgcagcttcctcctcctcctcctcctcctcctccgacctGCACTGCCTGTTTACTTCTCCCACCGTCATGCCAGGCAGCCTCCTGCCCCAAATGCACCTGGCCTGGGCTCCCTCCACCACCTGCGCGTGACCTTGCCCTGGCCCCAGACATCCTCTTGGCTCCAGGCCCAATGGTGCAAGGCATCTCGAGGTTCAAGGCCTCCACCCATGCCCTGAGCTAGACCTACAGCCCCAGGCACAGTGACTGGGCATCTCAGACTCCCTCTCCTGCCTCTTGCCACATGCTGCTCTGCCAGAGGAGGAGagtaaactgtggaactccctcccacaggaggcagcgaggaccgccaacctagatggctttaaaggaggaatggacaaattcatggaagaggagagggccaTTGATGGATGCCAGTCACAATCGCATTGCTCTGCCtgcacagctggaagcagcagtgcttgtaaatgccagttgctggaaaccacaggagggaagaggccttctgtgctcggatcctgcatcctggtttcccacaggcacctgcttggccactgtgatgctGGGTTAGATGGTCCATTGTTGGGCTAGATGGTCCATTGTGATGCTCTGCTAGATGGTCCATTGTTGGGCTAGATGGTCCATTGTGATGCTCTGCTAGATGGTCCATTGTTGGGCTAGATGGTCCATtgttcctgatccagcaggctcacctcacgttctgatgttcttaaggaggaggaggaggagaccgaggagaagaaggaaaaataagagatggaggaggaggaggcagggagtcTTCCATCCTCCTGTGATGTTAGACTTGCACCCTGGCCAGGCAAGGAGCAGAGCAGAGGGGGACCTGCTTTCTCTGAGTGATATTGACGTGGGCCTCATTTCagcaaggaggaagaggcaggggtGAGCCATCAGGGGAAAGTTGGGCACTTGGAGGAAGTGGGAGAGCTAACGTCATTCACACAGGTGTTCGCCCAGGGAGGCAATTCCTGGCACAAATCCGCAGTGTTGCACCTTACAGGCTTCCGGAGTGTGGTTTTGAATGGACGGGTGGCTGGAAGGGAAGGGCCAGGTACTTGCATGCTGCTAGTCCTCAAGCCGCCCACGGCTGATTTGCATTCGACAAAATCCTTCCAGAAGAGCAATCCTGGAATTACCAGTTACTTTGTACCTGAACCTTCTGGCTTTGCCGTCTATAAAGGAAATGTTTAAGTGCACCATCCCAATACGAAATGGAGTAATTAAGTGCTCACTTCTCTGTTTCAGTTGCAAAAAACCTCTATGTTATTCGTGCACAAATCCATTTGAAAGCAACAAGGGCGAGACACAGAAATGGGGAACAGAAATGTTGGTGTAATTGTTCTGGGCATCTCCACGCTGGACGGGAATTTCTTGGGTGCGTAATTTTTGTAGGAACATTATAGCCAACGTCCTGGCAGTATAAACACCTCACTTGCCTTGGTAAATTCGAGGAGGAAAGGTCTGGGACTGCCCAGAGAGAAAGTCTTGCTCCGAgttagggatggagaagaaattcaatCCTGtttacatttaaagctgaatttatcaCATCTGCACTTTTGAAAACAATAGACAACCCAACATGAAGCCACCCTTCATCCTTCACACTAAAACAAGCCTACTTCAGAAAGTTGATGCggatttttatctgtttttagcCTGCGGTTTATTTCTTAAATTACCGTTGTTAATTTTATTATTGATAATTTTGACGTTTTGCCTATTTTTGTACACCGCTTGGGAGGTTTTCTTTACAATCTGGTGGTGCATCaatcttattaaaataaataaataaaataaatcatccaGTTTTCCTGAAGCTGCTCTGCAGCCAAACAGtgttcacaaaaatgcattatattaggcaaattgcttacaaaaatgtgtatttcgGTCAAAACTCCAGACAAATAAATATGtttattatgagaaattcacaccaaaatgttGATGCATTTTTTTTGCTGATGAAACGGAAAGAACTGAAGTTGACAGATCCTTCCAGCCCtacccattaatttaaatgggtctactctgagtaggacaacaTTGGCTTTAGCTCTATCTTGTTCAttgttagcatttcactcctccgttgctgatgtgtgtgtttgctttctaGGCTTGGAAAGCCTGAGAACGGAAACTAGCATTATCTCTTCCGCTCTGTCGTGTTTTTGTactttttactttctgttctctCTCGGAGCTGAAGTGAGAGGACGCCAGGACCACTTTGTTTGGAATGAGCACACCAATCTACACTTTGTTTCTGCTAATCTCTGCTGAGTGTGCACGCACCTAGGCATCTGCTATGTGTCTCTGGAGCATTCCGGGACTGATGATTTATGGATGTCCTGGAGCTGTGCAACTTCAGGAAGATGCCCGGAGAGGTTTTTCTCATCTTTGGGTctgcatggacacacacacacacacacacacacacacccagcgtATTCCGACAGTTCAGTCCCTcggttttatcctcacaacagccctgcaaggcagAAGAGACTGAGAGAGAAACTAGCCCAGGATGGGATTCAAAAACAGAGGAGTCTTCCCAGACCAAGGCCATGACTCAATCCATGACTCCATGTTCATTCCCTGGCAGGCTGCTTCTGCCTAGGATTTCGGGGTGTGTAACCTCTACTGACCTCAAACATCCATTTAGTGCCTGTTTGGCTTAGGCAATCCCTCAGCCGTCTCTTTGCTAATCCTCCTTTTCATTTTCCTGTGCCTGCACTTTCATTTCCATATTAAAGATACATGGAGAGGAATTCAGGGTAGCACTAAACAGCTCATGCATTTCTCCTTGCGCGATGcaatcctagaattgcagagttggccTAGCTAGCACCCAAGGGCCAACTAGTCTAGGGTTACTGGacatccccatttcctggggacagtccccggatttgcaaatctgttccTGGACAAATCCCATCCCCGGATTGTCCCCGGATCTCATTAAATGTCCCCAGGAAACGTGATCCCCTGCTCTCCTGGAGTAATATGCagctggaagggggggagagatagatTTTGcacaggcagaggcagaggtgcGTGGGGGGATCAAAGagtgtgaaagaagggctttgcaccttgcccagCAGAGAAACCGCGCCCCTTGCGCCCCTGCTGGGCAACAGCGCGCCAcctgcctgtgactcccaagcctgcGCAAAAACTATCTTCCCACACCTCACGTTTTTCTAGAGACGGGTGGCAACCCTAGGCACAATGCACTCTACTGAATCATAGGGTTCGCTGCCTCCCccaatctgtcaaaacaaaggcggaagggggcaggagatcgggggaggctcgggagtcacggGTGGGCAGTGCGCAGTCGCAAGGGGTGCGGTTTCTCTGCTGGGCAAGGCGCAGAGGGGTGAGATGACTTCGACCCCCTTGGCCAACTCTCTACAACCTCCAAAGGGGAGTCAGtccattccactgtggaacagctcctACTGCCAGGAAGCTCTTCCTAGTGTTGAGTCGGAGTCTTCTTCCTTGCAATCAAGATCCTTTATATCaggtcttcctcttccttgggtacagcccttcagatatctgaagatggctatcctatcacttCTCAGTCTCTGAGCTAATTTGGGGGGCAAAGCGGAAAAGAAAGACCTGCCCTACTAGAGGAAGTCTTTGTGCTTTGCATTTCCACTAGTAGTGTTACCAATTCAAATTttgtccatgttgttgttgttgttcagtcgttcagtcgtgtccgactcttcgtgaccccatggaccagagtacgccaggcacgcctatccttcactgcctctcgcagtttggccaaactcatgttagtagcttcaagaacactgtccaaccatctcatcctctgtcgtccccttctccttgtgccctccatctttcccaacatcagggtcttttctagggattcttctcttctcatgaggtggccaaagtactggagcctcaacttcaggatctgtccttctagtgagtactcagggctgatttctttgagaatggataggttttgtCCATAGATACATTTTGTCCATAGATACATTTAAAGCCCTTCTATTCACCCACCTGGATTTCTAACTGCACTCCgccataaaaaaaaatgaaaatacgTTTAAAAGCCTAGTGCACAAACTAGGAGATTTCAAAATGCATATCAGATTTCGAAAAGCTGGCATCACAAGATCAAGTAAATCAATTTTGCCACATTAATTAGcctaaattgttttaattggcttttggaTAAATGTGCAGTTACTTGTTACTGTTCTGGATCTGATTCAGATatattgagacctgcagttttaattgaattttaaatttgtattttaatctgttattttaaattgatcgtttttatgttttttgttgtgattttaattgatgttagccgccctgagcccggttctctggctgggaagggcggggtataaataaaattattattattattattgttatattgtgctatttgattcctgcattgcggggggttggaagAGACGGTCCTCGAGGTCCCTCCCAGCTCAGCAATTTATGGGGCTTGAAAACAGCTAtgtattctgaataatgcttttcataGGGTAGGGTGGGGGGCACCGACAttgagtttatggaaccagggGAGAGGAGACCCAAACAAATTTGGGAGCCACAGGTCTAGATATTAATGGGCTAAGATGGGACAGCTCCGTTATGTAGAATGTAAAAAGTCCCATGTGGCTGGATGAAGCCAGTAGCCATCTAGTTCCTCGTTGTTCTCCCAGTGCCCAACCAGGTAGACTTTAGCTTTCCTTGTTTACAGTATTCCGCACCTATCTGTTCTTAAAAGATGGAAGAAATCCAAAGTATACAATGACTGGTCTGAAATAACCAGGATGGGCTACAAAAACTgctggaatatgctgaaatggcgaagctAACAGAAAGACTTAGAGACAAAGACaaaagagaattttaaaaagtcTGGGAACCATTCGTGTTATATctacagaaacaatgtaaagaaatggagtcactggcagggtttgagtaaacacttacttcccccccccccaaaaaaaaatgttttatttgatttaattaattgttgtggtttagttgttcagtcgtgtctgactcttcgtgaccccatggaccagagcacgccaggcacgcctatccttcactgcctctcgcagtttggccaaactcatgccagccgcttcgagaacactgtccaaccatctcatcctctgttgcccccttctccttgtgccctccatctttcccaacatcagggtcttttctagggagtcttctcttctcatgaggtggccaaagtactggagcctcaacttcaggatctgtccttccagtgagcacccagggctgatttctttaagaatggataggtttgatcttcttgcagtccatgggactctcaagagtctcctccagcaccataattcaaaagcatcaattctttgatgatcaaccttcttgatggtccagctctcacttccatacatgactactgggaaaaccatagctttaactatatggacctttgtcggcaaggtgatgtccctgctttttaagatgctgtctaggtttgtcattgctttcctcccaagaagcaggcgtctttaaatttcgtgactgctgtcaccatctgcagtgatcatggagcccaagaaagtaaaatttaatTAATAGCAAAACATTATTATGTATGGTATGTCGAAATTTACAaataaacacttacaattaacaaaaataaatatagaaaCTATACAGATGGTGTTAAAATGATAAGAGAAAACAATAATTAATATAAATAACTTATATGAAGATATAACAAAGCAAGCAGGGGAAGTTAATATGTAAAAAACCAGAAGAGGACGTTGagggaagtcggggggggggggggatttggagaAACGTATTCTTTGTATATTTATTCCAATGATTTGATGTGTTGTCAACACGATAAAAATGTACCggtaaaatttaa
This genomic interval carries:
- the LOC117049192 gene encoding eppin-like, translating into MKSGGLLLLLLLSVALLALGAHCMPSLDAKEEQAKDGYCYNVPPVANIFEERNCSVCLQNKSCSTCANDSQCPGTQKCCPGDCGYVCQEAVIDFCRLPSVCGNCKAMFARYFYNASTQKCEQFVYGGCGGNKNNFDTVDDCIRTCGKSRTA